Proteins encoded within one genomic window of Anastrepha ludens isolate Willacy chromosome 4, idAnaLude1.1, whole genome shotgun sequence:
- the LOC128860865 gene encoding SET domain-containing protein SmydA-8, which produces MMANPDKCAFCGVAATQKCGGCRNVVYCGKEHQVMHWKKGHKAQCKCYEVAINNTLGRHLRATRDIKKGEIFLREKPFIYGPKVASAPICLGCHRLLPAPVPPQTNFYKCTRCSWPMCGPQCESSSMHIDECELMAVRKFNAKIDYDPTKDQIRKKESAYCAILPLRCILLQNKSPDLFDRFANLEDHLSERINTPLYKILSANLLTFIKTVMGFSEWSDDDVLRIAARLDTNAFEVRQTATAQKLRAIYLNAAMISHDCVSNARHTFDEQMQILFIAKQNIAKGEVIATSYTQPLKCTPMRRQHIQEAKCFECTCARCKDPEELGTFAGAILCSRCKVGKIISTDPLDNGAVWKCQLCPHEIPAKQINLGNNAILKEIETLNKKSPSALEEFIHRYRDTLHEKNTHVLQVKYALTQLYGNFPGFLIRDMNDAAVKRKMELCQELLEVAEVLDGGWSIFRGNLMLDLQQALVEQIKREHAKGLLTAENVSEKIEEVMELLKEAVEILKLEPDMQDLLKERTHQLATELDMKCLP; this is translated from the exons GTCGCTATAAATAACACCCTCGGTCGTCACTTGCGAGCCACACGCGACATCAAAAAAGGTGAAATTTTCCTGCGCGAAAAGCCGTTCATCTACGGTCCCAAAGTGGCCAGCGCACCAATTTGCTTGGGATGTCATCGTTTATTGCCCGCACCTGTGCCGCCACAAACAAATTTCTACAAGTGCACTCGCTGCTCGTGGCCCATGTGCGGTCCGCAATGCGAAAGCTCATCGATGCATATTGATGAGTGCGAACTGATGGCAGTTCGAAAATTCAATGCCAAAATCGACTACGACCCCACCAAAGACCAGATACGTAAAAAGGAGTCAGCGTACTGCGCTATTCTACCGCTACGCTGCATTCTACTGCAAAATAAAAGTCCAGACTTATTTGATCGCTTCGCCAATCTGGAAGACCATCTCAGTGAACGCATAAATACGCCACTCTATAAGATACTCAGCGCTAATTTACTTACGTTCATCAAGACGGTAATGGGTTTCAGTGAGTGGAGCGATGATGATGTGTTGCGCATTGCAGCCCGCTTAGATACCAATGCTTTCGAGGTGCGCCAAACAGCGACAGCACAGAAACTGCGCGCAATCTATTTAAATGCAGCGATGATCTCACACGATTGTGTTTCGAATGCGCGCCACACCTTCGACGAGCAGATGCAGATACTCTTCATAGCGAAGCAAAATATAGCTAAGGGTGAAGTCATTGCGACCTCCTATACACAGCCGCTGAAATGCACACCCATGCGCCGTCAGCATATACAGGAGGCGAAATGTTTTGAATGTACCTGTGCGCGTTGCAAGGATCCCGAGGAATTGGGCACATTTGCGGGCGCCATATTATGCAGCAGATGCAAAGTGGGCAAG ATAATTTCTACCGATCCGTTAGACAATGGTGCAGTGTGGAAGTGCCAACTTTGCCCACACGAAATACCCGCCAAACAGATCAATTTGGGTAACAACGCCATCCTGAAAGAAATCGAGACATTGAACAAGAAGTCACCCAGTGCGCTTGAAGAGTTCATCCATCGCTACCGTGACACGTTGCATGAGAAGAATACTCACGTACTGCAAGTAAAATATGCGTTAACGCAGCTGTACGGAAATTTTCCGGGGTTTCTAATAAGAG ATATGAATGACGCGGCTGTGAAGCGCAAGATGGAACTTTGTCAGGAGCTGCTGGAAGTGGCGGAAGTGCTCGACGGTGGCTGGAGCATATTTCGTGGCAACCTGATGCTCGATCTGCAACAAGCATTGGTGGAGCAAATAAAACGTGAACACGCGAAAGGGTTGTTGACAGCAGAAAATGTATCTGAAAAGATTGAGGAAGTAATGGAATTGCTGAAGGAAGCTGTGGAAATACTGAAGCTGGAACCGGATATGCAGGATCTGCTTAAAGAGCGTACACACCAATTAGCTACTGAACTGGATATGAAATGTCTGCCATAG